The following proteins are encoded in a genomic region of Peromyscus maniculatus bairdii isolate BWxNUB_F1_BW_parent chromosome 12, HU_Pman_BW_mat_3.1, whole genome shotgun sequence:
- the LOC102910678 gene encoding olfactory receptor 5H19-like, with protein sequence MGTENATLLTQFVLTGLSHQPQWKIPLFLLFLVIYLITVVGNLGLITLIWNDPGLHIPMYLFLGCLAFVDTWLSSTVTPKMLLDFFAKSKLISFSECLIQFFSFGISATTECFLLAAMAYDRYIAICKPLLYPVIMTNRLCVRLLILSFVGGFIHVLLHEGFLFRLTFCKSNIIHHFYCDVMPLLKISCTDPSLNYLMLFIFSGSIQVFSILTILVSYTLVLFSILKQKSIKGIKKAFSTCGAHLLSVSLYYGSLLFMYVRPASPQVDDQDMMDSVFYTVVIPVLNPIIYSLRNKQVKSSLVKLLKRNA encoded by the coding sequence ATGGGAACAGAGAATGCAACTCTGCTGACACAATTTGTTCTCACAGGACTCAGTCACCAACCACAGTGGAAAATTCCCCTGTTCCTGCTGTTCTTGGTGATCTATCTCATCACCGTTGTGGGGAACCTTGGTCTGATCACCCTCATCTGGAATGACCCTGGCCTTCACATCCCTATGTACCTGTTTCTAGGGTGTTTAGCCTTTGTCGATACTTGGTTATCATCCACAGTCACACCAAAGATGCTACTTGACTTTTTTGCCAAGAGTAAACTGATCTCTTTCTCTGAATGCTTGATACAGTTTTTTTCATTTGGAATCAGTGCAACCACAGAATGTTTTCTCTTGGCAGCAATGGCCTATGATCGATACATAGCCATATGCAAGCCTTTACTCTACCCAGTGATCATGACAAACAGACTTTGTGTACGTCTGCTAATATTGTCCTTTGTGGGTGGATTTATTCATGTTTTGCTTCATGAAGGTTTTTTATTCAGACTAACTTTCTGTAAGTCTAACATAATACATCACTTTTACTGTGACGTTATGCCACTGTTAAAGATTTCCTGTACTGACCCTTCTCTCAATTACctaatgctttttattttctctggctCAATTCAGGTATTTAGTATTTTGACCATTCTTGTCTCTTATACACTTGTTCTGTTTTCGATCTTAAAGCAGAAATCTATCAAAGGCATAAAGaaagccttctccacctgtggTGCCCACCTCTTATCTGTGTCTTTATACTATGGCTCTCTTCTTTTCATGTATGTGCGGCCTGCGTCTCCACAAGTAGATGATCAAGATATGATGGACTCTGTATTTTACACTGTTGTAATTCCTGTGCTAAATCCAATTATCTACAGTTTGAGAAATAAGCAAGTAAAAAGTTCACTTGTGAAATTATTAAAGAGAAATGCTTAG